A genomic stretch from Theobroma cacao cultivar B97-61/B2 chromosome 4, Criollo_cocoa_genome_V2, whole genome shotgun sequence includes:
- the LOC18600839 gene encoding protein kinase PVPK-1, with amino-acid sequence MLNSSMESLAISSSKSQSPGSAIGNNNPHSASGTPRPSRPPSPKQSRNEGPSSTSQATTLNHGVSIVRHPNGTIGYQKHSYKPAYDNMQHEELPNMGKHYYDSSKGKSELVGKNDATNPSQKKILTVESKSSFKHPVNDHKSSNSRGPLEFEKTVSGPCKGGVVQLNNHVASQSERSFCQSPSNSMCAGTLYAEAKQSFTNTEVSECASSVDKSAESGEVSNSCDLVESRKTSIYRGSTGSDVSDESSSSCLSSAIYKPHKANDIRWEAIQAVRSRKGDLDFKHFRVLRRLGCGDIGSVYLSELTGTKTYFAMKVMDKALLASRKKLLRAQTEREILQSLDHPFLPTLYTHFETEKLSCLVMEFCPGGDLHALRQRQPGKYFSEQAARFYVAEVLLALEYLHMLGIIYRDLKPENVLVREDGHIMLSDFDLSLRCAVSPTLVKSSISSLESKNSAYCAQPACIEPTCVMQPDCIQPACFGPRFFSSKPKKEKKSKVKNETSHQVSPLPELIAEPTNARSMSFVGTHEYLAPEIIKGEGHGSAVDWWTFGIFLYELLYGKTPFKGAGNRATLFNVVGQPLRFPEYPSVSFAARDLIRGLLVKEPQHRLAYRRGATEVKQHPFFQSVNWALIRCANPPEVPKQAMMDFSVRTDMAKVPNNDKVPGVDVKPSGNYLEIDFF; translated from the exons ATGTTAAATTCTTCAATGGAATCACTTGCTATTTCTTCATCAAAGAGTCAAAGTCCCGGTTCTGCCATAGGCAACAATAACCCTCATTCAGCATCTGGTACGCCTAGGCCATCTCGGCCTCCCTCTCCGAAACAATCAAGAAATGAAGGACCTTCTTCTACATCGCAAGCAACTACTCTTAATCATGGCGTAAGTATTGTTCGACATCCAAATGGTACTATAGGCTATCAAAAGCATTCGTACAAACCAGCCTATGACAACATGCAGCATGAAGAATTGCCTAACATGGGAAAACACTATTACGATTCAAGTAAGGGGAAATCTGAATTGGTGGGAAAAAACGACGCTACTAACCCTAGTCAGAAGAAGATTTTGACAGTGGAAAGCAAATCTTCCTTCAAACACCCAGTCAATGATCATAAGAGTTCTAATTCACGTGGTCCTTTGGAATTTGAAAAAACTGTATCGGGTCCTTGTAAAGGAGGTGTTGTGCAGTTGAACAACCATGTTGCATCTCAATCAGAACGAAGCTTTTGTCAAAGTCCTTCAAATAGTATGTGTGCTGGCACGCTTTATGCTGAAGCCAAACAAAGTTTCACCAATACAGAAGTTAGTGAATGCGCAAGCAGTGTTGACAAGTCTGCTGAAAGTGGTGAAGTTAGTAATTCCTGTGATTTAGTTGAGAGTAGGAAGACAAGCATCTACAGAGGGAGCACTGGCAGTGATGTTAGTGATGAAAGCAGCTCTAGTTGTCTAAGCAGTGCCATCTACAAGCCCCACAAGGCCAATGATATAAGATGGGAAGCAATTCAAGCTGTCAGATCTCGAAAGGGAGATTTGGACTTTAAGCACTTTAGGGTGCTGAGGAGACTGGGATGTGGAGATATTGGTAGTGTTTATCTATCGGAATTGACTGGCACTAAAACTTATTTTGCTATGAAGGTTATGGATAAAGCTCTTTTGGCAAGTCGTAAGAAGCTTCTGAGAGCccagacagagagagagattcTGCAATCTCTGGATCATCCCTTCCTACCCACCTTGTATACGCACTTTGAGACAGAGAAGCTTTCTTGCTTGGTGATGGAGTTCTGCCCTGGAGGAGACTTGCATGCTCTCAGGCAAAGACAACCAGGAAAGTACTTTTCAGAGCAAGCTGCCAG GTTTTACGTGGCAGAAGTTCTCCTTGCTTTGGAGTATCTGCACATGCTTGGGATCATTTACAGAGACCTTAAGCCGGAAAACGTTTTGGTAAGAGAAGATGGACACATAATGCTTTCAGATTTTGACCTCTCTCTTAGATGTGCCGTCTCTCCAACTCTGGTCAAATCTTCAATCTCAAGCCTAGAATCAAAAAATTCAGCATACTGTGCTCAGCCTGCATGCATTGAGCCAACTTGTGTAATGCAGCCAGATTGTATCCAACCTGCATGTTTTGGACCACGTTTTTTCTCAAGCAAGcccaagaaagaaaagaagagcaaAGTAAAGAATGAAACTAGTCATCAAGTGAGTCCTCTTCCTGAGCTCATTGCAGAACCTACAAATGCTCGCTCAATGTCCTTTGTGGGAACTCATGAGTACTTAGCACCTGAGATCATTAAAGGTGAAGGACATGGAAGTGCTGTAGATTGGTGGACATTTGGGATCTTTCTGTACGAACTTTTGTATGGTAAAACCCCATTCAAAGGGGCAGGGAACCGGGCAACTCTCTTTAATGTGGTTGGCCAGCCATTGAGATTTCCGGAGTATCCTTCTGTGAGCTTTGCTGCTAGGGACTTAATCAGAGGTTTACTTGTAAAGGAGCCACAGCATCGGCTTGCTTATAGGCGTGGGGCTACTGAAGTTAAACAACACCCATTCTTTCAGAGTGTAAATTGGGCACTCATTCGTTGTGCAAATCCACCAGAAGTGCCAAAACAAGCCATGATGGACTTTTCTGTCAGAACGGACATGGCAAAAGTACCTAACAACGACAAGGTTCCGGGTGTAGATGTGAAGCCTTCAGGTAATTATTTAGAGATTGATTTCTTTTGA
- the LOC18600840 gene encoding uncharacterized protein LOC18600840 → MRIAHCFRSSLFSSIISFTRPRLHPSPKPLALACFSSSSMADSNNLSSVSAEDEAQFGFTREEMYSSNLAGTVNPYDRHVFLRHKSYTDWVSRVEEDLLPKLLSSALKSRKSDIPDKTLFTVIEGEGSDGDVLIFPDMIKYKGLTDSDVDGFVEDVLVSGKPWASGVQETLNGSYVFVCAHGNRDKRCGVCGPVLIKKLNKEIELRGLNDQVFVSACSHIGGHKYAGNLIIFSPDSEGKITGHWYGYVTPDDVPELLDQHIAKGEIIERLWRGQLGASTEGGDKADEQKLPNRTNVEKNEKHEESVAQQTKENVGGCCQGANGFTCCMNASSEVSERKKSEETREEHGKTGVCRLTSWVESWEQRDVLTAAAVVGAVATVAVAYSYYRRSG, encoded by the exons ATGCGCATTGCGCACTGCTTCCGTTCTTCTCTCTTCTCCTCCATCATATCTTTTACTCGACCTCGCCTTCACCCTTCTCCTAAACCTTTGGCTTTggcttgtttttcttcttcttcgatGGCGGATTCTAACAACCTCTCAAGTGTCTCTGCTGAAGATGAGGCGCAGTTCGGCTTCACGCGCGAGGAGATGTACTCCAGTAATCTTGCTGGCACCGTCAATCCCTACGACCGTCACGTGTTCCTTCGCCATAAGTCGTATACCGATTGGGTCTCCCGCGTCGAAGAAGATCTCCTCCCTAAGCTTCTCTCCTCCGCTCTTAAGTCTCGCAAAAGCGACATCCCTGACAAG ACATTGTTTACGGTTATTGAGGGAGAGGGATCTGATGGAGATGTGTTGATTTTCCCTGACATGATCAAATACAa GGGTTTGACGGACTCTGATGTGGATGGCTTTGTCGAGGATGTGCTTGTGAGTGGCAAACCATGGGCTTCTGGAGTGCAGGAGACCTTAAACGGTTCATATGTCTTCGTGTGTGCTCATGGTAATCGTGACAAGAGATGTGGTGTTTGTGGACCAGTTCTAATCAAAAAGCTCAACAAGGAGATTGAGTTGCGAGGACTGAATGATCAGGTGTTTGTAAGTGCTTGCTCTCACATTGGAGGACATAAGTACGCTGGGAACTTGATTATCTTCAGCCCAGATTCCGAGGGAAAGATTACGGGCCACTG GTATGGCTATGTTACTCCTGATGATGTGCCTGAATTGCTGGATCAGCACATTGCAAAGGGAGAAATAATAGAACGCCTTTGGAG GGGTCAATTGGGAGCTTCTACTGAAGGGGGTGATAAAGCGGATGAACAGAAGCTTCCAAATAGGACAAATGtggagaaaaatgagaagCATGAAGAATCTGTTGCTCAGCAGACCAAGGAAAACGTTGGTGGTTGTTGTCAGGGTGCTAATGGGTTCACCTGTTGCATGAATGCTAGCTCTGAAGTaagtgaaagaaagaaaagtgaagaaacAAGAGAGGAGCATGGAAAGACTGGGGTGTGCAGATTGACAAGCTGGGTAGAATCATGGGAGCAACGTGATGTTCTTACAGCAGCAGCTGTGGTTGGAGCTGTGGCAACCGTTGCTGTGGCTTATAGCTATTATAGAAGGTCGGGCTAA